A part of Microaerobacter geothermalis genomic DNA contains:
- a CDS encoding succinate dehydrogenase cytochrome b558 subunit, protein MENSRHFFYRKLHSLTGVIPVGIFLLEHLYTNYFATRGVEAYNQKVAEIWEIPFLLVFELLIIGSIIYHGIYGLYIAFQAKHNVGNYSYFRNVMFMLQRVTGVITLIYITWHVWETRVQVALGNVEKDQFFELMTDILSNPWMLTFYIIGLVSAVFHFSNGMWSFLVTWGITIGPRSQQISTYVWMTLFVVLSSIGIYTLLTFVNVETASQLIR, encoded by the coding sequence TTGGAAAACAGCCGTCATTTTTTTTATCGTAAGCTTCACTCATTAACCGGGGTTATTCCAGTGGGGATTTTTTTGCTGGAACATTTGTATACCAATTATTTTGCGACCAGAGGGGTAGAAGCATATAACCAAAAGGTAGCGGAGATTTGGGAAATTCCATTTTTGCTGGTCTTTGAATTATTGATCATTGGTTCTATTATATACCATGGCATTTATGGACTATATATTGCTTTTCAAGCGAAGCATAACGTGGGAAATTATAGTTATTTTCGAAATGTAATGTTTATGCTTCAAAGGGTCACAGGGGTTATTACCCTAATTTATATTACATGGCATGTATGGGAAACCCGAGTTCAAGTGGCATTGGGGAATGTGGAAAAAGATCAGTTTTTTGAACTGATGACAGATATTTTATCCAATCCATGGATGTTAACTTTTTATATTATTGGATTGGTTTCGGCTGTATTCCATTTTAGTAATGGAATGTGGTCGTTTCTCGTAACTTGGGGAATCACCATTGGGCCTAGATCCCAGCAAATATCAACATATGTATGGATGACATTATTCGTGGTGTTGTCTTCTATCGGGATTTATACCTTACTAACCTTTGTCAATGTTGAAACGGCCAGCCAACTGATCAGATAA